tttttcatttggTCCTTTTTCAAGTTGTTAGAGTTATCTAAGACCCCTAGCtatataattcatttcctttggtGTCATCATTGTTTTATTCCAAAGCTACATATAGCACTTTGAAAAATTACTTTGAAGGCAAATCTTCTATAAGAGTTCATTTATGATGAAAAGTTCTTACTGAAAAATTAatgcaaatatctttttttttcttctttaaaagtaATAGCCAATTATATGTCAtactaatgaaaatatttaaaggggGTGGGATTCCATCaacaggttaagtgaattgcctggaatcatgcagctaataagtgcTGGAATTGCTATTTTAACTCATGTTTTCCAGGCTACAAACCCAGTATGATATCCACTGGGCTCCAGAtctctatattttattctaatttatgATTTCATGGATGTAGATATTAACTCTCTATTTACACAGATTGCAACTTCTCCATTCCTGCCCATCCCTATATGACATGGTCTCCCATAAATTTATCATGAATATCTTCCGCCTCTTACTGTTCAATAGGAGCTTGGCTACTGTTCATCACTTGATACTCTTATTTCAGTACTGCTGCTCATAATTCCCACTGTCCTTCCCTGTCagattatttttacaaataagttgGTATTCTAAACTAGTGCTTGtagattaaatattttttagacTCTTGGTTTTGTGGCATTTGTTTTACAGTGGTTAAACTCCTTTAAAAGTCATAGTGTTAGTGAACTTTCTTCTATCTGTTTCTCATTTGTCACCAGTATTTAACTGACTTAAATATATTAGGTTGTAGTAGAGTGCTGAGCAAACAGTATCTAATATATGTTTGATTCAAAGGTTTTATTTCAGTTAAACTTACAGCATGTGTGATGTTGAGCAAGTTGTTTAACTTATCTgagcttctctttcctcctttgtaaaatgattttGAACAAGATACACTCAGATACCTTTTTAGACTGTGTACTCTGATGACAATAATGACAACTACTAttcaattcattaaacatttataaagcacctacaatgttccaagcactgtgctaagtgctagagctataagaagaggcaaaaagacagaatatatatatatacatatatatatatatatatatcagattggAGTTTTAATTGCATGCTTTAACTTCTTGTTTTTTtgtcttaagtttttttttatttttgttatttgtccTAACAAATCATAGTCTGACTACAGAGATGATTCAAAAATAACTCCCACATCAATAATGTGATATTTTCTATATGCTAAAATATAATCACTCTTTTTGTTTAGGTTTGGTTTTGAGGAATGTTACTTGGTATACTAGTTcctttatttgtcttttcattgAGAACCTGTGAAGTATCTTTATTTAATGACAAATTCCTTTTgtttctgatttcatttatagCCAGAATTTCAAAATTGATAGAATTCAGTTCCTTCAATAGAAAGCAATTAatatatgttgaattgaattcagatATACAATTAATTCTACCTTTTCTGACAATTCTACCCATTCAGTATTGAtcacttctttcttgttctttccccacccatcattctttttttttttttttaatttttaaatatttttccatggatacataattcatgttgtctccctcacctcttccctccccactccaggagctaacaagcaattacACTGAGATACATgagttatcacttgatacctatttccatattactcatttttgtaatagagtaatcttttaaaaccaaatccccaaatcatatacccatataaacaagtgataaatcatatgcttttcttcagcatttctactcccacagttctttccttcgatgtggatagcattctttctcataagtccttcacagttgtcctggatcattgcattgctgttagtggcaaagttgattacatttgatcattccacagtgtttgtttctgtgtacaatgttctggttctgctcattttgctctgcatcagttcatggaggttcttccagttcacatggaaagcCTCCAGCTTATCATTctttacagtacaatagtattccatcaccatcatatactgcaatatttgttcagtcattccccaattgagagataccccttcattttccaatttttgccacccaCCCATCATTCTTAAGGAAACTCTTATAAAAATGTATTACTATCCATATAGAATTCTCTaacaaaattaaacaattaaGGGAGTGGAGAGGACTACGAATCACTCTACTTTTAGAATGTGTATAAACATTAACAACTGTTGGTCATCAAAATGTGAAACCCTTGTCCAATAACTTTGGGAACTTTCTATTTAATGTTGGGCAGAATTGAGCCTGGTACAGGTTCTTAGTTTTCTTAGCCACAGAATACAATCCTAATTTGTCAGAAGGCATTTcaaagcctcagatactttagaATAATCACAGGCATCAATCACTGAAGCAAGAAAGTGTTTTTAGACAATCTCCAACAGATAAATGATCAAgcaaactattttatttattagaattGGTTTTGTCTACTCTGTAATTTAAGTTCCTAGTATAGGATTTGcagtctcttttttcccccattccaCCCTCAAATCCTGTGCTTTCTTTCTGAGATCATCAACTGTTTTCTGTGTCTGTAGATAGATTGATAAAAGGCAGATAGATAATCttgtacatggttgtttgcatgttgtctcccccattaaaccCCCAGGGCTTAGAATGGTGTCTGACACAAAGGTacttaatcttaaaaaatattttatatttaagataaccttaagatatttttttttacatcttttagGCTTTAGAAAATCTGAGGGTGTATTTATGTGAAAAAATCATAGCTGAGAGACATTTTGATCACCTTCGTGCAAGGAAAATACTCACTAGAGAGGACACTGAAGAAATTTCTTGCAGAACATCAAGTAAAAAAAGAGCTGGGAAGCTTTTGGACTACTTACAGGAAAACCCTAAGGGACTTGACACTCTAGTTGAATCTATTCGTCGAGAGAAAACACAGAGTTTCCTGATAGAGAAGATTACAGATGAAGTACAGAAGCTAAAAATTCTAAAACTGGAGTACTTGAAAGGTAAGGTGACATGcatgtacaaaaatacaaattaaagagaAAAGCGGGGGAAATCAAGAAATTcactactttattttttccttaatttttaagaattctactattttccactttagaaaattttattgttgaaaaaaaaaatagaaagcaatggAAGGAATTTCTGTTTAATCACAGCTGATATGCATAGATAGAGACTTAGCTATAAAGAACTTCCTCACAGATTGATGGGAGACTTGAGGTTAAAACATGTATTAGACccattttaaaatgacaaagtaGTTATATTTGGTGAAGAATGACTTCCCAAAGGCATAGGGCTAATGTAAGGAACAGGACTTCTGGTGGCTCCATTATGAAACTTTGTTCTCTGTAATACAGCTAAAGGTGATACTAGTTTACTtagtgggttaaaaaaaatatattttgctagATAGGGACTAGGCCTGtaatttttcattaatatagggAGCTCCCAAATGAACAGATTCTGCCAATGAAGTTCCACTCCTTTGAAACTTAGAACCTTTGAGCTTCCCTGCAGCCAGAATGTGTCAGATCTTCCTGGCCCCTGAACAGACCCTATATCTAcagggcttcttaacctttttgtgttcATATCTGAAGCCCATGGAACCCTTctgacaaaaatgtttttaaaatgcctaAAAGAAAATACAGGATGACAAAGAAAACCAACTCTATatacgtgtatgtgtgtgtgtgtgtgtgtgtacacataaattcaacaaaattattttttttaatgtaaaaaagttCATGAACCCAAGGTGAACTGGTACAACTGTCTTGGTTGtgcctgaggaaaaaaaaaacttaagggaAAAATAACCTGTATCAGAATTTATCAGCCTGCAGATCAACAGGTTCTATTGTGGACTGTCTTGATCAACATTGGCTATTTGCTGAGCCAGgttaattgttttattctttgaataCAACCAGAATTCTTCCCTGTCCACTTACCTTCCATTTAAGGCTATTAGTTAAATAAACATGAAATTAAATAGTGTCTTCCAAAGTAGACTCTACTCATTTGTGTAGCACAGAGGGACATTAGTCATTTCATAGACTTTAGCTTTGCTTCATGtgatttgaaattaattttattaaacctgtattttgtttgctttttccttattttggggCCAGAACTCTAGTGATTATCCAGTGGctctaaaaattgcttttatgaagtaatttgaaataagtttatttaaattACTGACTCAATTTCGTTAAGCAATAGTGCTTAATTCCATTTTCAGAGGAATCCTGGGCATTGGGCTTTTTTTCCAATGATACTAAGCCTCTAAAATGTTACAGTAATTAGCAGtctattaacaaatatttgttgacttgtcTGTCACTGATGAGaaggtttaataaataatttattaatcatctTCTATGGCTTTATTTTAGGATTGCACCATAATAGCTATATGCCTCTTCCACCTGGAACAACAAATAGTCTGTCTAGGTTAGATTCTAATGAGTGCAATTTCTCTGACAAGTTGAAAGACGGAGAAGCCACTGTTGTTTACCATCCAACAGGAGAGTCCAGCACAGCCTCCTtctattccaacaattctttatTGAATTTACCTGTTGTAGAAGTGGGCAGGACCGAAAATAGTGTCTTTTCCTCCACTCCCCTTCCTGGACCTGGAGACCCTGGAGCTCCTCCTCTGCCATTAGAACCACAATCAGAAGAAGAAGGAAACTGCAGTGATCTGTTTCTTCCCTTAAGGTCACGTTCTTTTTGCCAACAATAACAGCTTACCACTTTCTAAAAGCTACTACAGAAATGTTTAAAGGGGTTTATGAAACTTTAAGAAAACAGTTATTGTAAATGCTTACTAACAATCTACTTTagcattttaattctatttttatgcTGTGTAAATGGAGTGTTAATGCATTTTtaggaaattaaatataaaacacattttgATTATGTATATTATTGTTTACTTTTCCTACTTTTTCATTATAGGGTTTTTAGGGGCTTTTgtgtgtttgggtttttttccagtACATTTTCAATCAAATTTTTATAGCTAGGGACAATTTCTTCATGTAACCTCAGTTTAGAGGTTGACTCTCTTCTGTAATTGAACCTGTTGCTGGCTTGTGAAGCTCCTGATAGAACCACCACCGACATAGATTTTGCCCAAAGGGCAATGTGTGCCAAGATATAGTCCTTctttaatgtatatataatgcCTCTACCTCTTCATATAACCTAATGTGCCAATATCACATAATTTGATAAAATACACTCATCCTCAGTGACTTTAATGCCTATctcaagacattttttttttaaacccttgtactttggtgtattgtctcataggtggaagattggtaagggtgggcaatgggggtcaagtgacttgcccagggtcacacagttgggaagtggctgaggccgggtttgaacctaggacctcctgtctctaggcctgactctcactccactgagctacccagctgcccctcaagacATTTTTTATGTTCTTATATTCTCTTATTcctaaaaaaagaactattttgtAGCATCAGTGAAATAACATTGTTTTCCTAGGGAAATTCAATTTTCTTGAATATTGCTTGAAATAAGTGGAACGTCTGCTGGCAATCTGGTCATATAGTCTTGTCATTTAACATAGGATATTACCTCCATTACTCTTGTCACATTTTATCTCTTCtgtaattaaatttgttattatcTAATAATCAAttccaaatataaaatcttttttaaccATGTTTAATTTTGCAGTAGACAAAAGTGATGGAAATACtgttcagtcagtcagtaaatgttaagcacctattatgtggatgcaaatatgaaacaaaaaagcAGTTCCTACTCCCTCAGAGCTTACTGTCTAATGGGATAAGACATCACCCcaaaggaaggtaaaagataCAGGAAGAATGTGGGAAAGGGTTGTACCCAGTGTTAGGGCATGATGGAGACCTGAAGGAATGTAACCTGGCAGGAAATGAATGGATGCCCACCTCAATCAGAGGGACTCCATGGGTAGAAGGTATTGATGAGGTGGGAGTACTGAGCCTGGTATAATCTTGCAGGAGGATGAGATTCTGAATATATGATGgagaaatcactatttattaatAGTCTGTTAGTATAATAGTGTTAAGGAGACTGTAGGgtttttaaaagttgaatttCCTTTAAGAATCCAAATACTTGTTTCCATTTTGAGAGAAATATGCTAAATCTAATTTATCTTCAAGTGTTTGTGATATATGTAATTCTAGAGAAAAATTGTGAATTGGCAGCCACTTATCCTACTACAATGTTTTTGTAAGAACAGTTCTGAAGattgaattatttttgttgtattaCTCATGATTACATGAAATATTACAAGAAAAAAttagttatcttttaaaaagttgaattacagaatagtttttttaagttccttaaatagtaattaattcagtaatatttttctccttaaataGTCTTTGAAATGTTTTCTGTCAGCTTTACATACCTTCCTTAGGGCCTGCGTTGTTTCCCTGCTGAAATAAACATAGCCTGCTTATCAGCTATAAATCATTTGTAGATTTTGAATTTCTTCCATAATCATACTTTCCTTCTccccctaaaaaaaaaagtcagtactGTTCATTTCTTTGGGGAAAAGTAAATATAAGGTCCTTTAGGTCAAAAATCATGTTTATATGTGTCTGTTTTATAGAAAACTGAGAATCCAaagtcaaaatttattttaattctctggAATATTCCATTTATAAATTCTAATacatttatactttattttggATGTTAACTAATTGCAAATTAGTAGCATAGTAATACTATCAGAACCCAAGTGTTAAATCCTTTAAAACACTGAAATGATTTCTACTGCCTTcagaatatttaaatttaaactcttaaaaactgACCATCCTAATTTTAGGGTCAGTTGAGATAACCTGGGAGAGGTAGAATAGAGCTGCAGTCCTATGTTGTGTCCCACATAGTTAAAGAGCCTATGTCAGCCTCTTAGGATCTCTTTTAAGTTAAAAGCTGTTAAATTCTAAATAAGCATTTCATATCAATCTGTTCACATCTTTTTTGTAGGGATAGATGAAAGGGATTTTTATAACCTTACTCATGGCATACACTTATCTCCTGTGAATAGAACTATACTAGGTGTTCTAATGATTACAGAGAAACTATGATAGATATCCATTCTCTGCAAGAGTTTGCACTGTTAATAGAGAAATTTCATATTTGCAGAGAATATAGATTGTATCaaagaatttttgttttcaatGTGACCAGCTtaatatttccttctcctttgtaTTCCACCTTACTCTTGACCAAATCTGCTGCTATAAAAATTTATAACTAGAAATTATTGACTGGAAACATGTTAAAATCTGTACTCATGACCAAAGGGCACTACCTTTTTCAAAGACACAGAAGGGATCCTATGATTATGATGATTTCTAGTGAAATCTGAAAGAAATCTGTTCTATTTCAACTCCCCAGCAGAGGGAGCAGTGCAAATTACAGAAAAACATGCTTTTAAATGAAatctatttcaatatatttctaaAGTATATTCTGAAAACTTATATCCATACTAGATCATGTAAATGCTAAAtt
The window above is part of the Gracilinanus agilis isolate LMUSP501 chromosome 4, AgileGrace, whole genome shotgun sequence genome. Proteins encoded here:
- the BCL10 gene encoding B-cell lymphoma/leukemia 10 isoform X2 translates to MEPSAPALTEEDMAEVKKDALENLRVYLCEKIIAERHFDHLRARKILTREDTEEISCRTSSKKRAGKLLDYLQENPKGLDTLVESIRREKTQSFLIEKITDEVQKLKILKLEYLKGKVTNSLSRLDSNECNFSDKLKDGEATVVYHPTGESSTASFYSNNSLLNLPVVEVGRTENSVFSSTPLPGPGDPGAPPLPLEPQSEEEGNCSDLFLPLRSRSFCQQ
- the BCL10 gene encoding B-cell lymphoma/leukemia 10 isoform X1; the encoded protein is MEPSAPALTEEDMAEVKKDALENLRVYLCEKIIAERHFDHLRARKILTREDTEEISCRTSSKKRAGKLLDYLQENPKGLDTLVESIRREKTQSFLIEKITDEVQKLKILKLEYLKGLHHNSYMPLPPGTTNSLSRLDSNECNFSDKLKDGEATVVYHPTGESSTASFYSNNSLLNLPVVEVGRTENSVFSSTPLPGPGDPGAPPLPLEPQSEEEGNCSDLFLPLRSRSFCQQ